Genomic DNA from Mus caroli chromosome 8, CAROLI_EIJ_v1.1, whole genome shotgun sequence:
GTTGAACTCTGTGTACTTGCTCCCAGTGACCATGCAGGCCCATTTCCAGTACTCTTCCCTCACCTGTGAGCACAAGGCACCAGGTTATGGGGAAAGAAAAGAGCTGGGCTAGGGACTCAGACCTGGCcctgcctcctcccaccctgGGCTCTTCCGTAGCCAGCTACCTTTTTGTTGAGCAGGCAGAGCGTCACATAGAGGAATAGGCCCTGCAGGCAGTTGAGCAGGGTAAAGATGTAGGATAGCCATGTGCTATGGGGGTCGAAGAGGAACAGGCCGAAGCCCCAGGTGCAGCCCAGCACAAGGAGCTGGGCGATGGCGGTGATGGTCAGCACCCTGTGGGGGTGGACAGCTGCAGCAAACAGCCCAGTCTCTAGCCCTTTGCCCCAAAGCCTCCTTCCCTGCCCCTCTCACCTCGCCTTCCTTAACTTCTTCATGTTTGGGTTGATTTCAGAAAACTTCTTTGTGAGCTTCCAGACAGTGATCACGAAAATGGCAGCATTGCACTGGGTGGGGATCATGGGTCTCGGGTTATAGGGCTGCAAGGAGTTAGCAGTCTGGCTGCTCAGGCCTCCAGTGCCCAGAGAGTACTTACGAAAATGATGAAGGCCACGGGTCCCGAAAAGCTCCAGAGAAAGCCCTGCTTCCTAAAGTCCAGCCAGCAGCTGGGGGAGGAGAAGGTGCCCCATCAGTGCCCCAGCCCCCGCTCCATCAGTGCCCCAGCCCCGGCCCCTCCCAGCCTGGGCCTCACTTCAGTACACTCACTATGTTGCATGCCCATAGCCATCCATTTTGACAACTGCCATTGAGATGGCCACAATGAGGAGGGGTACCCCGTAGCCAATCAGGCAGCGGTGCCATGTACTCAGGCCTTGGCCCTGGAACACACGCACCACCAGGAAGTAGAGCTCCACACCCTCCAATGCCATCCAGCAGAAGgcggccaggaagcagaaatgcaGCATCACGGCCACCAGGCGGCAGCGCAGGCCCACCTGTGGGATGGAGAGTTAGGAAGAGTCAGTGCCGGGTAGGACCGCTGGGCTTCAAAGCCTCATGCCCCAGCAGCGGGGTTCCATCAGGTTCTGGCTCCACACTGAGCCCCAGCCGGGCCTTACTCCTAGGACTTAACTCCATGCTCTGGAACTTACCTCACCCCCTTCATTCTCCACGCCAACCAGGAATATGATTGAGCCCAGGAAGAGACAGATACATAGGTGCAGGTGCACCATGGTTCGAGAGCTCTGGATGGGCTTCACCAGCAGGAAGGTCAGAAtacacagcagcaggcagatcaGGGACAGCAACAGCCCCACCTTGGTGATCAATTCCAGCCTTGGGTCCTAGGAGCAGGCAACCAGGATGAGTGGTGTGCCCTCACACCCCTCCTACCTATCCTGCATCCTGTCTTGGACTACAGGACCAACTGGCTAATTCAAGCTGACCATGTGGCCCAGGTAATAGCCATGTTCAGGAAGCTACACTACCTGGAACAATCTACACAGGGCCTTTTATTTGCAGGGGAGGAGGGTTGCCGGGTGAAGTATCTGTTGCCACTGTGCTTTCTGGAGATGGAACTTGGGTTATTAGGTTGGCTACCTGcaggcacctttactcactgaccCATCTCATCTGCCCAGACTGGTGTGCTTTTAGCAGTTCTTGACAGTTGTGCAGTGACTCAGACAAGAGGCCTGCATCCATCAGCTACTGGGTCATAAAGAGGATTCCAGGGGAGGAACTAAAAAGCAAGGCATGGGGCCATCCAAAGGAGGCTGCTTGAACAACACCCTTGAGACCATGCTCCTGCCTAGCACACCTGGCTACCTGTGGGTCCAGGGCTTACCGCTTACCTGCACATGGTACTGAGCCATTAGGATGGCAAAGCTGGTCAGGTGGTTGCAGTGGCAGAAGCCAGTGCCATTCATTGAGCAGCCGTCGGTGTCCCAGTACCCATTCCCGTTGTCATGGGCTTTCCAGAAGGCACATATCAGCTGGTGACGGGGCTTAATTGACTCCACCTATGGGCAGATAGGTGGTGAGGGTGTCGGAAGCACACTTTGAGCACACTTAGGGCCAGTCTGGGGGAGCGGAGAACCTTGCTTTTGGCTACATAAGTATCTACTTTGTGCTCAGAGAGCATGAGGAGCCAGCAACTGAACAACAGGACACCAGCCCTTGCCCTGAGCTGAAACATCACAAGCAGTAACAGGTAATAAATGCCAAGGAAATTAAAAGAGCCAGCGGGAATGGTTGCCTACAgattgtaatttaaaaacaaaaactaggttTATTGGATGTCCTCAGTCTATGTATACTATCTCCTACACTCCAGGTTGCCTCAAACTCGCTCTGTGGCTGACCCTGGCTTTTCCTTCTACCTCCCGAGTGTCGGAACTACAGTGTATATACCACTTTAGACTTTGAATCCAGGCCTTCATACATGTTAGACAAATATTCCACCAATATCACCAGAACTCTATCCCATCACCAGCCTAGATTAActtttaactttgaaaattaaCATGTATATAGCTAAGTGtggcctatgcctttaatccaagtatTTACAGCAGACataggtgggtctctgagttccatgccagccagaaatacatagtgagacattgtctcataTACAGGGGTAGATGCGGGTATGAGGGCTGGAGAAGTgtctcagtggttgagagcattgACAGgttcaggttcaattcctagcacctacatggtagctcactcCTTCCACAACTGtctaattctagttccaggaaatCGGATGTCGTGTGGCCTCCATAGGGCCAGGCATACGTgtagtgcatagacatacatgcaggcaaacaacagaatacatcatttttaaaaattgcattgaTGGGGCTGCACTTGTACAACAGCAAACATAGAGGGCAAAGAGCAGTTGACAAGAACTGGTTTCTACTTCTACTACCATGTAGGTCCCAACTCAGACTGGGAATTAAATTAAGGTTTGGTGAAaccacctttgcccactgagccatcctgtcaGATccagaatacattttttaaaatgtttgtttatgtatatgagtacattatagctgtcttcagatacactggaagagggcatcggatcccattacagatggttgtgagctgccatgtgggagctgtgaattgaactcacgacctctggaagagcaatcagtgctcttaaccactgagccatctccccaccccttttaaaacattttatgataCTGAAGACCAAACCTTACCATGACAGGTAAGCATTCCACCATTGAGTCAACTACTGGCCTTGCCTCACAGTTACTTATCtgtttgctcattcattcattcattcattcattcattcactcattcaattCAGCAGTACTAGGGGCTGAACCCAGGGACTTTCTGAATGCCAACCAACTGTAGCACTGAGTTTGAAAACAAGGTCTTGCCAAGTTGCTCAGGTGGGCCTTAACTTCActccaggcaggctttgaacctTGAATTTCCTGCCTCCCAGCAATTGAGAGCAAAATGTCTGTGCCACAAGACCCAgctcagattttatttctttttttatctatttagttttggtttttgctgtttattttttgggacagggtctctataGAGCTTTATCCTGAAtttctgtagaccatgctggcctcaaactcagagagcctcccaagtactagaattaaaggcatgtgtcaccacaccaccCCCCAgctgtgattttaaaattttatatatttttagtgttttttattacatttattttgtgtgtgtgttggaggaagGAGTCAGGATAActttgggagttagttctctcgtACCATGTAGGTCAAGAGGCGCTGCCCTGACTTTTGACTTTGGTTAGGGGTTGAGCCACAGAgcatccccacccctcccctccctccagttGGAGGACTCACAGAAGTAAAGTTGAACTTGAACGTGATGTTCGAGGCGAGCTTCTCAGTGTCTGTGTTGGTCAGGAAGATGGAATTGATGTTTGAGAGAAACTTAAGTGAGACGCTCAGAATCGGGCTTCCATAGAATTCCTCCAAGGAGGCCCTTCTCCGATCCAAGTTCAGCGGGGTGTTGGCCAGCAGCTTTTCCATGTTTGGGCTGGACAGGATGCCTGCCACCGAGGAGCCTGGGGGCAGACATTGAAGGTTCAACTCCTGTCCCCTCTCTGTACTCCTCCCAGTGGGCTGGTGTCTCCCTGTCCTCTCCAGACCTCACCCTGGTTTCCCTGGCAGGTGCCCTCTCTAGACCCCtaccattttctgagattttgGCTCCAGCTGTCACAGCCCAGTTCAGCTCCATCCAAGTTTGGCCGTGGTGCACTGTGGTAACATCTTTGTTGTCTTGCTCCTTGACCATCAGGGACAGTTCTGAAGAGACAGGGACATGATCGGGGGAACCAAGGATGGTgcctggggtggggcaggaagaagGCTTACCAGTGTTTGAAGGGGACGTGTAGGTGAAGAGGCCTTTGGGTAAGAACTGGGCCAAAGTCCGAAGGCTTTGTTCCAGGTTCGAGAGCAACTGGGCGGCTACTTGTTGGGTTTGAGTCTCCATGGGGTCTTCCAGCAGCTTGTCCACAGCCTCGATGAGTTTCTGGGGGTAATGGGTGACAGAGTTGCTAAGGTTTTGAACCACAGAAACTAAATGAAGGATCCTGACCACTCTGCCTACCAGCAGACACTGGAGAGCCACGCGGGTTCCCTGGGGAGTCAGCTGGCGGGACACAGTGAGACAGAGTAGCCAGAAAACAAGGAGGTGAAGTTTATGAACCTGTGCATCTGCGTGTCACAACAGCACATAAACAACaggcacagggcacagggacTGCCAAGGCTCTTCTGggccatccccccccccccccagccctcacTGGGGATTCTAGACTGGTGCTCTTCCATTATGACCTTGggcttctgctcttcctgcctctacctactggagtcacaggcatgtCATCGATGTGTAACTCAGGACCTTGAGATCCTTCTTAAGGCCCCAAGCAGAATGGGCCACCATGCTCTGCTTAATTCCAATCTTAACTGCCCCAGTCACTGCCATTATAACCCTTGTGTAATAGCCACACACATGGCAGCACATGTCAGACCCATGTGCCCCAAACCAGAAATACTGCTCGGACAGATAGAATGTTGTCAGTCTGCCCTGAAGCCCGTGACATGTTCCACACTGCACCAGGATCCCAAGTGTCTCCCTCACCTGGATGGTGTAGTTGACCGTGGCTGGATTGAAGTCGCGGAGCAGATTCTGGACTTCAACAGAGAATCTCAAGAGAgtctgggaagggagaaggatgGTCATGGGTAGGTGGTGTGTCATGGGTGGGCAGCTGCACAGCTGACGGGCATGGACAGGCTGTATGAAAAAGTCCAACCTCCTGGTATTCACTGGCTACTCACCTGACTGTGGGCTGCGGGCAGCAGTGTCCAAGTAGGGAACGATGGCTCTGTGGAGACAGGACTATAGTTCAGTAATCTCAGAGAGCACTTGTGGGGCGTGGAATCTGGGTGGCTGGGTCAGGTACCTTGGCATATGGTGTCTGGACCACGGAGGGACCCAGAAGTTGGCTTCCAACCTGGACGGCAGTGGCACTTGTAGGAGCCTACGGTGTTTTTGCAGATGGTGGAATTGTGACAGTGATGCTGCCCAGAGCTGCACTCATCCACATCTGCGGACACAAGGAAGGGGTTAGAGCCTTTCCTGTCTGGCCCCGGTCTCTTTGGTACTGCTACAGTCTCTGGTCTGAGGTACTGACCCCTGGTGGCCTCATTCAGTGGTACAGGATGGGTAGGGAATGTGCAGAGGCTAAGGCATATAGATGTATGTGAGAAACTGTGGACTTTTAGTAATTGAAGGCATCCGGGGTCCCCCAGGGCCTCGCCTTTGTAACCTGGATCCTTTCCTGGACCCCACAGCTTTTTAGATTTAGCCTCAGGAGAGTAAGTCCTGGCCTAACAGAGCCCCCTTTCATTCCTTTGATAAAAcacaggagctgaagagatggctcaacctgtggattcagttccagaggatctgacagccttctctgacttccttgggcacctgcacccacatggtgtacAGAtccacacccatacatacatatgaaatggccctggaactcacagagatctatctgcctgcctctgctgccctccaagtagtgggattaaaggcctgtgtcagCACACTtggctaaaataaacaaatcttgaaGGTGAGATTAGCTATTGTGATTGTGAGTCCTTAGAAAGGTTGCATGCAGACCTTCGCACACTGTGCTGACAGGGCCATTGGGGGATCCAGGAACAGGTTTCCAGCCTTGGCGACAGATGCAAGAATAGCCACCCAATTTGTTGATGCAGTGGGTGGTTTGGTGGCAATGGTTTTGCCCGGAGGTGCACTCATTCACATCTGGGAACAAAACGAAAGGGTCATCCCTGGCCCCACTCACTCCTTCATACACTGTGTCACTTGCCCATCTTCTCACTGCCACAAATGTAGTGACCACCTCATGGTGGTTTCTGCAGGTCAGGCCCAGCAAGGATCAGGGGTCCCAATGAATAGAGGTAAAACCAGGATGGAGACTGAGCCACCGCACTGCACTTCTTGACCGAGGcctcttgttattttttaatctttctcaGGACAGGATGTGACGCTGCTCTCAGAACTGGGGAGGAGCTGAGGTCTGGGAGCTCCACGGAGTTCCTGGGGCCTCCCTACCCTGTAGGAACATTGTTGCTGGGAGCTGAGTCCTCAAGGGAGTCTTCATAATTCTTGGAGCTTCTGGGACCCTGCAGATCTCCCTCTTCAGGCTAACAGACTGTGCCTCCTCCCAGGTCCTGTCCAGTCTTACGGTGTCTTCTGGTGGACTTCCACCTGTGTACACCTTCAGGGTACACACCTGGGTATGAGGAGCTGCCCCGGGTTGGTGCAAATGCTGTGTTCCTACAAACTCTAGGGTTCAGAGCCTCATCTGCTCATGAGAAGAAGCAGCGGGGATTGTGTGCTTGAAGTTGAAGCCTCAGGCTCAAGGTTGGCCATGCGACACAGAAGCATCTGCAACATTTTAATCTCCTTCTTGTGGGAAGACCAACTTCTAATTCATAGAAAGGCATCAAATAGGGTCCATGGTAGCTCTAACTCTATTGTCTAGATATAGGGGAAGCAGTCAAGGGTTCCCTAACTGCCAGCAATAGAACAACGGCAGCTATCAATATCCCAGCCTGAAGATTTGGGGTGAAGACTACATATGACCCTTAGGAGCCAGTGCAAGGAGGTGGAAAACTCTGTATTCCCCGTGGTAGCCTCTGTCCCCATTCCTATAAGGTACCGCTCCCTTGCAGAGTTCTACATAGACTTCCAGGAACCTTCAGGACTATGCTAACCTCAGTCACACAAGGTCCCCAGATCTCTGCTCTGTCAGTGGAGAATTGAGTGTTGCCCACAAGCCACACTCCCTCTAGGAAGAAACGCAACAGGAGAGGCAGGGCAAGAGGGATAACACTAGATAGCCATGATGCCTCACAGTGGGAGCTAGCTGTGATGGGCAGCCAGGCATCACCTGGCTCAAGTTACAGAGGGTAAGAACATCTATTCCACTGAAGCCAGCCCTTCAAGATCGCAGTGCCCAGAGAGGGAGCCGTGCTGCTGGGGCAGGAGTGAgatatttctgttctctctttttctgtcatgGCCACAGACCCGCCGATGTGCTGAGTGTAGCCCAGCTTTCTTACACTGAATTATCTGGCCTGGCAGCTGTGGGTGAGTGACATCATCAGGTAAGGGTTGTGAAGCAATGATCCTCCATGACACCTTCTCTTGCATTGTGCTACCCTTCAACTCTCTTGGGTGTatggtggaggggtgggggtagatGTCACCCTGCCCAATCCGGCCATGCCATTCTATGCTGTATTCAAGGAACCAGAATTGCTGGGGATAGTCAGAACCAGTGACTGGGTAGAGCAATGGACAAGGCTCTGACCAAAAAAGGGAATCCGAGCATCAGGTGTTGTCTTCCAGCAGAAGTAATGACAGGGAATGTGGCCTACCCTTGGGTGTCCTCTCTTCTGAGTCTCCCAGCTGTGTCTGGTGCACTGTAGTTGTCTGCTCGGGGAGATTTCCAGGCGCAGTGGTAACTGTGTAGATCCTGGAGGGCACAGGTGTCATCCCAGTGTCCACTGATGCTGGGAAGAGGACAGACACTGCAGTGGGCCGTGCTTGTGGTAGATGCAGAGCATTCTGAATGCCTTGCCTTTGGTTGATGCAAATGAGATGCAGATGGGCAGAGGGATGGTGGCTTATGCAAATGAGATGAGATGACAGAAGGATAGTGGCTTATGCAAATGAGATGCAGATGGACACAAGGAGTTCTGAACTTCCAGAACAAAGAagtagagaaggagaagaggataTGGCCCAAGGAATCCTGCCATCTTTTGAGTGCGATCCCGGGGAGCATGCCTTCCTAGCGAGTCAGGAGTGCTCCGTGATGGGTCAGCACCTCAGGCACTGGATGAGCTCTGCTCTAAGCTGGATGGTTTCTGTCACCTTCCTTGGGGTCCATGGAGATGTCACCTCATGTACGGATAACATTTTTCTGAAaaccattctctgtctctctcttgagGACATATGcagctctgctgtcctggaacttattatggaggcttaggctggcttcaaactcacaagatCTGCCGGTCTCTACTGTGTTGAGTTTAAAGGACTTGTGCCTCACACCTGGCTTTGAAAATGTCTCTTGCATTCAACAAACTTTTTCTTAGATCTTGCCAACAAGTTAATAATCTGCCTTGAGATCACTTAAGACTACGTACTTgctgggcgtagtggcacacacctttaatcccagcacttgggaggcagaggcaggcggatttctgagtttgaggccagcctggtctacaaagtgagttccaggacagccagggctacacagagaaacccccagggatacacagagaaaccctgtctcgagtccccccccccccaaaaaaaaagactacGTACTTAATCTACTGTGTGCTCAGCTTGGTAAAGTTTAGCttgcctttaagagaacaatgctACCAGCCTTACTGTTCTTTAGATTTCCCATTTAATCAAGGTTTACAATCTAAGCTGAATGCATAGCTTCAGTCTTAAGTTAAGTACTCTTCCGTGCTCCTGACCCAGAATAATGTACATgcgtgcctttgtgtgtgtgaggatgtgcTGTGGCAATCATTTCCTGAGAACAACCAATAGGCTGAGAACAATGTTACACAACAAAT
This window encodes:
- the Adgre5 gene encoding CD97 antigen isoform X5 is translated as MRGVRCPGLLVVCILLSLSGAGTQKTENCARWCPINSKCVSNRSCVCKPGFSSEKALITNPAESCEDINECLLPGFSCGDFAKCENSEGSYACVCNLGYKLLSGAESFVNKSENTCQDVDECSSGQHHCHNSTICKNTVGSYKCHCRPGWKPTSGSLRGPDTICQEPSFPTWTLLPAAHSQTLLRFSVEVQNLLRDFNPATVNYTIQKLIEAVDKLLEDPMETQTQQVAAQLLSNLEQSLRTLAQFLPKGLFTYTSPSNTELSLMVKEQDNKDVTTVHHGQTWMELNWAVTAGAKISENGSSVAGILSSPNMEKLLANTPLNLDRRRASLEEFYGSPILSVSLKFLSNINSIFLTNTDTEKLASNITFKFNFTSVESIKPRHQLICAFWKAHDNGNGYWDTDGCSMNGTGFCHCNHLTSFAILMAQYHVQDPRLELITKVGLLLSLICLLLCILTFLLVKPIQSSRTMVHLHLCICLFLGSIIFLVGVENEGGEVGLRCRLVAVMLHFCFLAAFCWMALEGVELYFLVVRVFQGQGLSTWHRCLIGYGVPLLIVAISMAVVKMDGYGHATYCWLDFRKQGFLWSFSGPVAFIIFCNAAIFVITVWKLTKKFSEINPNMKKLRKARVLTITAIAQLLVLGCTWGFGLFLFDPHSTWLSYIFTLLNCLQGLFLYVTLCLLNKKVREEYWKWACMVTGSKYTEFNSSTTGTGTSQTRALRSSESGM
- the Adgre5 gene encoding CD97 antigen isoform X2, translated to MRGVRCPGLLVVCILLSLSGAGTQKTENCARWCPINSKCVSNRSCVCKPGFSSEKALITNPAESCEDINECLLPGFSCGDFAKCENSEGSYACVCNLGYKLLSGAESFVNKSENTCQVDTGMTPVPSRIYTVTTAPGNLPEQTTTVHQTQLGDSEERTPKDVNECTSGQNHCHQTTHCINKLGGYSCICRQGWKPVPGSPNGPVSTVCEDVDECSSGQHHCHNSTICKNTVGSYKCHCRPGWKPTSGSLRGPDTICQEPSFPTWTLLPAAHSQTLLRFSVEVQNLLRDFNPATVNYTIQKLIEAVDKLLEDPMETQTQQVAAQLLSNLEQSLRTLAQFLPKGLFTYTSPSNTELSLMVKEQDNKDVTTVHHGQTWMELNWAVTAGAKISENGSSVAGILSSPNMEKLLANTPLNLDRRRASLEEFYGSPILSVSLKFLSNINSIFLTNTDTEKLASNITFKFNFTSVESIKPRHQLICAFWKAHDNGNGYWDTDGCSMNGTGFCHCNHLTSFAILMAQYHVQDPRLELITKVGLLLSLICLLLCILTFLLVKPIQSSRTMVHLHLCICLFLGSIIFLVGVENEGGEVGLRCRLVAVMLHFCFLAAFCWMALEGVELYFLVVRVFQGQGLSTWHRCLIGYGVPLLIVAISMAVVKMDGYGHATYCWLDFRKQGFLWSFSGPVAFIIFCNAAIFVITVWKLTKKFSEINPNMKKLRKARVLTITAIAQLLVLGCTWGFGLFLFDPHSTWLSYIFTLLNCLQGLFLYVTLCLLNKKVREEYWKWACMVTGSKYTEFNSSTTGTGTSQTRALRSSESGM
- the Adgre5 gene encoding CD97 antigen isoform X4; translated protein: MRGVRCPGLLVVCILLSLSGAGTQKTENCARWCPINSKCVSNRSCVCKPGFSSEKALITNPAESCEDINECLLPGFSCGDFAKCENSEGSYACVCNLGYKLLSGAESFVNKSENTCQASVDTGMTPVPSRIYTVTTAPGNLPEQTTTVHQTQLGDSEERTPKDVDECSSGQHHCHNSTICKNTVGSYKCHCRPGWKPTSGSLRGPDTICQEPSFPTWTLLPAAHSQTLLRFSVEVQNLLRDFNPATVNYTIQKLIEAVDKLLEDPMETQTQQVAAQLLSNLEQSLRTLAQFLPKGLFTYTSPSNTELSLMVKEQDNKDVTTVHHGQTWMELNWAVTAGAKISENGSSVAGILSSPNMEKLLANTPLNLDRRRASLEEFYGSPILSVSLKFLSNINSIFLTNTDTEKLASNITFKFNFTSVESIKPRHQLICAFWKAHDNGNGYWDTDGCSMNGTGFCHCNHLTSFAILMAQYHVQDPRLELITKVGLLLSLICLLLCILTFLLVKPIQSSRTMVHLHLCICLFLGSIIFLVGVENEGGEVGLRCRLVAVMLHFCFLAAFCWMALEGVELYFLVVRVFQGQGLSTWHRCLIGYGVPLLIVAISMAVVKMDGYGHATYCWLDFRKQGFLWSFSGPVAFIIFCNAAIFVITVWKLTKKFSEINPNMKKLRKARVLTITAIAQLLVLGCTWGFGLFLFDPHSTWLSYIFTLLNCLQGLFLYVTLCLLNKKVREEYWKWACMVTGSKYTEFNSSTTGTGTSQTRALRSSESGM
- the Adgre5 gene encoding CD97 antigen isoform X1 encodes the protein MRGVRCPGLLVVCILLSLSGAGTQKTENCARWCPINSKCVSNRSCVCKPGFSSEKALITNPAESCEDINECLLPGFSCGDFAKCENSEGSYACVCNLGYKLLSGAESFVNKSENTCQASVDTGMTPVPSRIYTVTTAPGNLPEQTTTVHQTQLGDSEERTPKDVNECTSGQNHCHQTTHCINKLGGYSCICRQGWKPVPGSPNGPVSTVCEDVDECSSGQHHCHNSTICKNTVGSYKCHCRPGWKPTSGSLRGPDTICQEPSFPTWTLLPAAHSQTLLRFSVEVQNLLRDFNPATVNYTIQKLIEAVDKLLEDPMETQTQQVAAQLLSNLEQSLRTLAQFLPKGLFTYTSPSNTELSLMVKEQDNKDVTTVHHGQTWMELNWAVTAGAKISENGSSVAGILSSPNMEKLLANTPLNLDRRRASLEEFYGSPILSVSLKFLSNINSIFLTNTDTEKLASNITFKFNFTSVESIKPRHQLICAFWKAHDNGNGYWDTDGCSMNGTGFCHCNHLTSFAILMAQYHVQDPRLELITKVGLLLSLICLLLCILTFLLVKPIQSSRTMVHLHLCICLFLGSIIFLVGVENEGGEVGLRCRLVAVMLHFCFLAAFCWMALEGVELYFLVVRVFQGQGLSTWHRCLIGYGVPLLIVAISMAVVKMDGYGHATYCWLDFRKQGFLWSFSGPVAFIIFCNAAIFVITVWKLTKKFSEINPNMKKLRKARVLTITAIAQLLVLGCTWGFGLFLFDPHSTWLSYIFTLLNCLQGLFLYVTLCLLNKKVREEYWKWACMVTGSKYTEFNSSTTGTGTSQTRALRSSESGM
- the Adgre5 gene encoding CD97 antigen isoform X3, with amino-acid sequence MRGVRCPGLLVVCILLSLSGAGTQKTENCARWCPINSKCVSNRSCVCKPGFSSEKALITNPAESCEDINECLLPGFSCGDFAKCENSEGSYACVCNLGYKLLSGAESFVNKSENTCQDVNECTSGQNHCHQTTHCINKLGGYSCICRQGWKPVPGSPNGPVSTVCEDVDECSSGQHHCHNSTICKNTVGSYKCHCRPGWKPTSGSLRGPDTICQEPSFPTWTLLPAAHSQTLLRFSVEVQNLLRDFNPATVNYTIQKLIEAVDKLLEDPMETQTQQVAAQLLSNLEQSLRTLAQFLPKGLFTYTSPSNTELSLMVKEQDNKDVTTVHHGQTWMELNWAVTAGAKISENGSSVAGILSSPNMEKLLANTPLNLDRRRASLEEFYGSPILSVSLKFLSNINSIFLTNTDTEKLASNITFKFNFTSVESIKPRHQLICAFWKAHDNGNGYWDTDGCSMNGTGFCHCNHLTSFAILMAQYHVQDPRLELITKVGLLLSLICLLLCILTFLLVKPIQSSRTMVHLHLCICLFLGSIIFLVGVENEGGEVGLRCRLVAVMLHFCFLAAFCWMALEGVELYFLVVRVFQGQGLSTWHRCLIGYGVPLLIVAISMAVVKMDGYGHATYCWLDFRKQGFLWSFSGPVAFIIFCNAAIFVITVWKLTKKFSEINPNMKKLRKARVLTITAIAQLLVLGCTWGFGLFLFDPHSTWLSYIFTLLNCLQGLFLYVTLCLLNKKVREEYWKWACMVTGSKYTEFNSSTTGTGTSQTRALRSSESGM